The following is a genomic window from Halopelagius inordinatus.
GGTCGCGAACTCGTGTTTCTCGACACCGCTCCGAACCAGACGCCGTCCGACGTCCCCGAAACCGACGGGGCGCGTTCGGCCGCGGAACGCGCGTTGCGGGCGCGAGCCGTCTCCGACGGGTCGGTTTCGGCGACCGGTATCGTCCGCGACGAGAACAGTCTCGCCGTCGCAGTCGAGAATGCGGTGACGAACCTCGGAGCCAGAACTGTCGTCGTCGAGGACGCGCCGACCGACCGCGTACTGTCGGAACTTCGACCGTCGATAGGGGAGCGAATCGCGTCCGCCACCGACGCGGACGTGGTGCGGACGAACGGCCGCGGGAGTTTCGACGGGGTCCGGTCCGTCCTCGTCCCCGTCGCCGGGGGTCCGCACTCGGGACTGGCGGTAGACGCCGCGAGAGCCTTGGCGGCCGCCACCGACGCGTGGATAGACCTGCTCCACGTCGTCTCGGCCGACGCGTCGGAAGCGGACCACGACGCCAGTCGGGCCGTCCTCGCGGACGCAAACGACCGACTCTCGTCGTTCGACCGGGTGGACACCTGGTCCTTGGAGGCGGAACCGAAACATGACGTGGCCGACGTTCTCGTGCGACAGGCGCGCTACTACGACGCTATCGTCATGGGCGCGCCGAGGAAGGGCCGACTTCGCCGGTTCGTCTCGGGGTCTACGACCGAGTCGGTGAGCGAAGACGCACAGGTACCCGTCGTCGTCGTCTCCGACGGCACCGGTCGTTCGTGGACCGAACGGACCGCGTCCGCGGACGGCGACGACTGAATCGACGGAACTGCCGATCGGTATCGACTCTTTTCGACACCACCGTGTCCGCGGAAGCGAGAGCGATATCTCCACCGGAGGCGATAGCGGTTTCAGTCGT
Proteins encoded in this region:
- a CDS encoding universal stress protein yields the protein MDAKPSDDRSSDSPADGHRSSPTADGGSGNSLREGEPILVPVVNDESTAQAFTYAVALADATGRELVFLDTAPNQTPSDVPETDGARSAAERALRARAVSDGSVSATGIVRDENSLAVAVENAVTNLGARTVVVEDAPTDRVLSELRPSIGERIASATDADVVRTNGRGSFDGVRSVLVPVAGGPHSGLAVDAARALAAATDAWIDLLHVVSADASEADHDASRAVLADANDRLSSFDRVDTWSLEAEPKHDVADVLVRQARYYDAIVMGAPRKGRLRRFVSGSTTESVSEDAQVPVVVVSDGTGRSWTERTASADGDD